DNA from Macadamia integrifolia cultivar HAES 741 chromosome 12, SCU_Mint_v3, whole genome shotgun sequence:
AAAGCAATCCTCATTCTCCAGCCACCTGAGAAATCCCGAGTTTTTTTAGCTTGCATCTTTTTGTCGAATCCAAGACCAAACAAGATCTCAGCAGCACGCTTCTCTGCAGTTGCTGCATCCAAAGCTTCCAAGCGTTCATAAATGCGCTCCAAGGCttcgccaccaccaccatcctgaagccaaataaaaaaaaaatatgttatgaACATTACCAAGCTCAAAGTTCTGGGATACAAAATAATGGGCATAGTTTTTCTAAGTGAGAACCCCTAGATCTCTTGGCAGGTACCTCAGGTGCATTTATCTGCCACCACATGACAGATGGTGTTCAAACTTAGTGAACAAGTGCCAACATCACCCTCTACTCATGTGCTAAGTTCCAGCTCTCAACAGGTTAATGGACTAGATTCAGATGGCTGATGATACTAGGTAAAACATTCAGAACATGGAGGGCTGCATAGTAGTCAAGATGTTGCCTATGTGGGAGCCTAggcgccttgttggtgtcaccttgcGTCCAAACCCTCTCcaacgccatgacaactatggtggcTGTATTGGCTTCAAAGCCTGATAAATGACCGATCGACATGGTCCTCAATCTATCTAATGTTTATAATACCCTCACAAACCATTCACCAACTTGAGAACCATACATTTGAGATGGACCACAAAATCTAACATGTAGACCATGTAAACACTCCAAGAGTGTTACATCTATCCATCATTCAGATTGGCCGAACCATCCTCCATGGCAGCAAACCATCCTCCAAGGATGCAAACCACAGATTCCTCCCTACGGGAGCTCACCTAGGGagccttttcccttaaaataatacattaaaaaatttgtAAAGTCACTTAAAACACACCTCTGCTGCAAGGGTTTCAgcttctttttctaattttagcCTCTCCTCATCACAATTTATTACAGCCTCAAGAGAAGTCATGTCAGAAGCATCAATCTCCCTGGTGAGGTGATAGATATCCATGTGCTCCGGAATAGGAAGTTCTCGGTTCCCAATTGCCTCAAGAAGGGTAGATTTCCCACATCCGTTCAGTCCAAGCAGCCCATACCGcctgaaaagaaaatattagtgACATGCATCCACTTAATGCTCTCAAAGAACAAGACACATGTGATGCAAGTTCATGAACACACCTGCCATAATTAAGTTCCAGATCAGAATCCACAATGAGATCGTGACCATGGAAGGTAACTGATAAGGACTCTATCTGAAACATAACATAAACCAATTAGCATCAGTATCAAGGAATATTAAAACTCCTACAGTGGTTATGCCAACCTAAGAAACCTGCGGTGCAAAAAACCTCGTGAGGAATAAAATGTCAAACCTCCAAAATAAGTTGTAGCAAAGAATCATTGTAAAGTAGTTCTCAAGTTTACATAATTTCTAAAGAGGAACGTAAAAGCATTGAGGCAGGCAGACAAATCACAAAATGTTACACTGTAGGCCATCCATAGCATAGTGGCTGTAATACTAGTAAAATAAGAGACCTGTGAATATCAGATAAGCTTCATAACGAAAAAATAAGAGCAAAGGGACGCATAACACTTCCAGCCCCAAAATCTAGTGAAGAAACAAGCCCTTCTATAACCAGTAAAAACAATATCGAACCTGCATTTAACTGGAAACCCTACTAAACCCGGCATAATTTGAGACATCCACATAATTACTACAGCCGGCCATGAACTGTTGTTATAGCTATTCTAATAGTTTCCGTTCACATAGTTGAAGCGTAATATAAAAAGAAAGTAACGAAAAGACGGTGTCTATAAGACTTACATGAATATCTCTCGATAGAGGATGAGAACAGAGCACACCAGTGCAATTCCGATCGGATATCTGAAGCGAGGAGACTCCATTAGATAACTTCTCAACGCCTCCATCCTGGGCATCTGCTGATGCCGCCGCTTTAGATGATGCTGCGGCAGCAGCTTTTCCTCCTCTCTTAGCAGCTGCAGCGGCCTTCTTTTGGGCTGCCTTCTTCTTGCTTGCGTCCGAAACCATATTTCTATAAAAACGGATTCGTTAAAAACCCTAACTAACGCACtcaaaaattaaatcaaaactcCCAAGAACAATAAGATCCAGCCGtgcagacacacacacacacacacaaataaaaaataaaaaaataataaaaaaaaataaaaaataaaaaatgaaaaacctaATATATTTCTTCTATACACAAGATTAaacaaagaaccaaaaaatcGAATAAAAACTCAccttaattgaattcaaaaacGAAGATCTACTTCCTTAGTTGAGTAATCTTCCCCACAACAAAGAATCTTCTTTGGGGGCGATCGATATAAGTTATAGCCTTTAGTCGAAGATTATAATCCTCTCTCtgagaaagaatagaaaattaTTGGCTTCTCTATTTCCGCTTCGTAATGCGTTTCTCtcagagtgaagaggatataATCGAAACCCTACGAAGAGAGGGTTAGAGGGTTTGCAAGGTAGCTGAGATGCAGATATTTATAAGCAAGGGATACCACAGTGTCCACGTGTCTAAAAGCCAACTTTAGCCGGCGGCTTCAGCAGGTTCTGAGCTTAAGCCAGTCAGTTCAACTTTAACCTGGTTGTAATAAATTGAAAGTTCtaggggtaaaattgtaaatCCACAAATATAAACCTACCCTAATTTCTGATATTCGACCGAAACAAAAGGGTTCGTGGTTATAGTTGCAGAAGGAGATTAGAGAATCGGAGGATGACGGTGACGAAGAGATACGTGCTACGGCTGTTCATGTCGTTGAAGCACATAACAGCGAACGTGGTGGACAGGAACAATGGAAGAATCGTAGCGACGGCGTCGACGGTGGAGCACTCGCTGAAGGACGCGATGGAGTGCGGGAGGTCCTGCAACGCCAAGGCGGCGGCCGTGGTGGGAGAGGTATTGGCTATGAGGCTCAAGGTGGAAGGATTGGAACAGGGGCAAGGTCGTGGGATCCATGCTGATGCACGCAAGGAAATCGAGAAGAAGGGTTTCAAGAACCAGACCAAGATTTGGGCTATTCTCAATGGCCTCAAGAACAACGGCGTTAAGCTCAttatcgacgacgatgacgatgatggtCAATATCGCCCTTTCTAATTCTTCAGTCGGTTGCTCTCATTCTCAATACAATTCCAATTGTCTTCTTCGCAGTAGACGTGGGAACCGTGAGAAGAAAATGCACAGAAGGCATTCGATGAAATTCTCTTGTGAACTGGATGATGATATTAATGAATTGATTGTTGTATCCAGTTCGATCCCTCCATAGACGCCATGATTCCCAGGCATACGAAAGGAATAGTATCTTCAAACGCATCTTGGATTCACAACATTTGTCGATCGAACATTGTGGAGGAGCTGATACTGATGTAATTAATAAGGGAAATCACAATACTGAAATTTTACTAATCTAATATAAGTCTGATGATGTTTGACAAGCATTTTGGTTGTTCATTTGTTCCCCAAGCTCATATCTTTGCTTTCATTCACAAAATTGCCAGATCAAGTCCCAAGTACAGTATGAATACAACCAAAAAAATGCAATACAGGCCTCTGCATCGAGGTTCAGTAAGATGAACCCCCTTTTTCACATTGTTCAACTGAGGTTGCCCACGAATGTTTCAACCAGAGAGCGACCATTCACCATTTTTGTTGTCCCAATGATCAAGTCATATGCCATCCCTTCCTGAAAAGCACAAAGAAAAGCATAACAAAAATTTCTCAGATATGAGGGGGAAGGCCAAATATGGATAAAGATACCAGTCCATTAGAGTCTGGCAACTTAAGTGTAACTGGCTAATTATCCAGATTAGTTCCAGAAAGAAACCAGGCCAACTCCAGGGAACTTAAAGAGTAGCCAATCTTGAATTTACCTTCTGCAACTTTTTGAGTCCAAAGCAGTTAAACTGCAGGAAGCCCTGTCATGCCTCAGGCACAAGGTTTTGTGAATTCAGGAATGACTATATATCATGGACTCTGATTCTGAAGGTGTTCCAGATGTCTCGTGATATCTAGCAATTTGGTTCTAGAGTAACAATTACTGATGTTTAGAGATGATATGTTCTCGGTAAATATGATTAAGTGAAGCTGATAATCATACAGGTAGATAGTAAATTAGGCTTCCTTTGCTATAAGGACATTAGTCAATTCAAGTAATTGGTTTATTACAAAGCCTTTTGGTCCTTGGAGATGTGCAACATAAACAATCAGTGAAGGCACAAGtgcgcgcacacacacacacacgcgtGTGCAAGAACATGGGAGTATTATTATTGAAACTGATGCTTCTTGAAAAGTGGGATGTGGTAATTTGTACCTGGGAGCTAAGAAAACGAAGAGCTGATATCTCTGCAAATGTTACTCCTCCAATAAAAACAACCAGCACAAGGGATCGTTGTCCATGTGCTACCCTGCACATAACAGAGACCAAAGGAGCAAAACAAGGGTTTCAAAGCAGTAAACTCAAATTAGTTGAAGTTACTTGAGTTGAGCCAGACGGAGTCTATATTCAATATTGCATTTTGATGCATGGAAACTATGGAATAAAGGGAAGTCCAGATGAAAGGATTAAGTAGGAGGAACCCAACTCTCCTTGGGGTCTATCTATCACAAAAAAGTAGGAAGAaccaaaaagaatgaaaatcaatttctgaaagaaaaaacaatcaaTACAAAGGTCAGATTATTTAATAAACTTGTTAACCACAATAACCAGATAATGGTATAATTATAAAGAAGAAACTCCTAATCTAATTATATGGCAAATGTATATTATCAAATATTTCTGTGTAACAATTCAGTGGTAGATGGTTCCATTGTCATTGATATAGTGAAATTGAAAATGAGGATCATATGTGTGCAGCACTTACCTTGCACCCCATGGCATTTTGCCAAAAAATTTAGAACTTAAAACCACAAGAAATATAATTAAACAATACAAAAAGCAGTTGCTTCAGAAGTCTATGGCTAAGTATCAGTTATTGATGCATACTTGTCCACATTCCCCAGAGTGCTTGGTATAGCATCGATTGCTGAGCTTGAATATCCACCCTATCAAGGAAAACATAGAAATTGCTAttagatttttctttccaaaggCAATAAACTGGACAATCGGCTATAGATTTGACACAGAAAATAAGTACTCACCCTCCTTGACTCCAAATGTGGTCCAGGCAAAAGCTTCAAAATTTCTTCAATAGGACGCCTGAGAGGAAAATTTACAACATTAAAGCATATATGGAATCCATCTTGAAAACAAGTCAATAAGTTGGCTTCAAAATTTCTTCAATACAATGCCTGAGAGGAGAATTTACAACATTGAAGCATATATGGGATCTATCtagaaaacaagtaaataaGTTGGTTTTCAACAGACTGATATTAGTACCAAGTATGTTAATATGGTAATAAAAACAGTTGGGagactaaggctgtgtttggtagccaagagaagaaaagaatagaaaagacaATGAGAAGATTCTTTGGTAGACAAAGGCtgtcttggtttaagaaattctttttgtgcttggcatgtcctgaaccaagagaagattcatttttgaatttcaaaattcaccttgggaatggtgatgctttctttctttctttctttcttatttcttttcttttcttttctttctttctttctttctttcttaccatttcataagaaaatataaaacttttcttttcttttcttttcttctaatggtaaccaaacatacatactttttttttttttttcttaccatttcatttcttttctattcttttcttttcttttctagatttttttttctttccatttcttttcttttcttctcttggctaccaaacacagcctcagGGAAAACGAAAAGAATAGAGAAGCGCAACAGAAGGTAAGGTGGGTGTTAGTGAAGCATACCACATTACTACACATGAATGCCTCTTTCACATCAATAATACCATTTTAGGACTACTGACCAGGGCTCTCTCTTGTCTTGACCTTTTTGAATGACAGTACATTTATTTTGAAAGCATCTATGCAAAGATTTCTACTCTACGTAATGCAAATTTCCCCATATTTCACTTCGCTCCCAATGTACCTCGATTTCTTCAAAAAGAAACTCATAATGAAGTTGATCAATCACGGGGCTTCAGTCTCATCCCTCCTAACCCTCACATTTGAATTTTGTTTgtgaaaaccagaaaaaaaatggcaaagACTTTGAAAGAGCTTGAAGCAATTATTCACCTCCCACTTGTTCAAATTTCACCTAAGAAGCAATGATGATGCTCTCCATGCAACACTTGATGCCACTCCCTAATAGATGGCCTACTTCCCATCGCAAGATTGTATAACCTTGAAAACAGATTATAGTGTTTCCCAACGTTAATACATTCATCCTCCCAAAATCGAACCGCTCCACATTCCCACTTCAAtgtccaccccccccccccaaaacaccaaaagaaaaaggtcaCAGGAAACCTTGTTGCAACTTCTTAAAATTTTCCGAAACCCTAATACAAGAAGACTGACATCAAGGCAATAAGAAAATATCTCATGTTATGTGAATTAATGGAGGTTATTGCCCTAGAAAGAGTGGAATGGCTCAATGGCAGTTTAGGATTCATTTAAGCAAGCCCACAAAATGCAGACAAGGGCTTAGTCAAATTGGACAATTCATATTTTAGAGAAGTTAAGTTATTAGGGTGCCATAATGAAAATGTACACCTAGATATTTACTTAGTTTACCATTCTTATCATTGAAATTGCTCTAAAATAGGCCTCTTACAATATTCCAAACAATAATAGGAGTGCCATCTGATGTAGATTGAAGCATCAAGAAAATAAGGCCAAAACATAGTTCACGTGAGCAGTGTCACAGTCATATTTGTCATGTATGGGAATACTTCTAGAAGATTCTGTGGGTCCCAAGGGCAGATTGCGTGGAGGAATAGTTTACTTTCGAATTTCAGATAAGATTCTATTTTTGTTCAGTCTTGGACAGCAAGCAATTGAAGATTCTTCTAACTCTTAGTCAGTGAAACATACTGTTATATTATCATCTTCACAGCATCAATACAAATCCCAATGAACAATAATTGACAAATGTCACTGCAACTGAAATCAGTACAAACCCATGGAACGATAAAAACagagaaaagaggggaaaactCCTAAGGGAGACCATGATCATAACACTTCCCTTGTACCATAAAAAACATTGTAGTTGGAATAAAAGGAAACACAAAAGCTAAGATTTGTAGGCCTGTCAGGTCACTACAACAGTGGTTAAAGGAGTTTGTGAAGTAATCAATGAACTTACCATCCAGAACGAACTGCATGCTGAACAAGGCGTATGCTAAGAGGCGCGTATCCAGAGAAAACATACGCAATATCATTTGGGCTGTATAATAGACATGAAATTCAGAAGTAATTCATTGAAAATTAATTTATcaactaaaatggaaaaaaaaaatacacttttaGGGACAAAATATATTTGTAAGCATGAAACTATAAGAATACTCAAGCTCCACAAATTTGAGGAGCAGAATGAACTGTATTATTCAAGAAAAAAGTTCTTGCATAATAGAAAGGACAGATGCAGTATTAAGCACTCAAACAAGAAGGTCAATCAGAAATCCATTAGAAAATACCCCCCCAACGACAGCCTTCAAACAGCATAACCATACATGGTTCACATGCTGTGTCATACCACTTGAACTGACCACCTGATCTATAACTTCAGTTTTGATAATTCATCATCTCTTTTTCTGAGTGATATTCACAATATTAATAACATATTATAATATGATAATCACTACACAATTTTTAAATACTGATCTCACTGTCAAGACAAATTGAGTACATATGCTACTaattgtgaaattttataacttaGGGTTATATCAGCCTCACAAAACAATACAGTCAGTATGAAGCACTTCACATGCAGAACACATCAAAAGGTAGGGCGAACCCTGTGCCAATGGCGTGTTATAACTATGCCATTGTTAGACATTCCTTACCATCGACCTGTCTGATATCTTAAATTTCCCAAACATGATGTAATTAAGATATTTAATGAACAAATGATCATAAAAAAGAATACTTGGCAGTGTCAGTATCATCGACTATAAGCTGCAAAGCACGTTTGATAGTCGGCCAATTGGTCTTTGTGTCCTGCAAGGACAAAATAATATACATCAACCACACACCATAACAGAAGGAATCCACAACATATAGCCTATTAGATTCTTCAACTGAAGCAAAGACTTAAAGATGAATCCAACAATCAAAACCTCAAAGACATCATTTTTACATGTTAAACCATGATTTTTCCCGGCTACTTTTGTCATTCTTTTACTTTTTGCCAGGAAACTAGGATTGAATTCCGATAACAGAAGAATAACCAAGTAAACCTAGATTTTTATCGCATGATACCTGTTTCTTAAATAATCCAGCTTTCTCCAAATTATTCAGTGTAGCCATGTGTTCAAATCCATAACTATGAAGTAGCTCCCTCCTAAACAAGAGAATTAAGTACAATAATGAACTTCATAgaaaatttcagaaacaatCATTGCAATAGACAATAATGTTAAATTTTGGagaaacaaaaacccaaaaaaatccaaagcatagGAATCTCACCTGAAGTAGTCATAGTTCTTTTTAGGCAACCCCAAATTTGTAATTGAAAACAACACAAGGAGACGAAGGACATTCATGATTGGCTCCTGTTTATGGATCAACTCTTCAATGTACTCAAAGCATCTGCATTTGTTACCACGCCCATAGAGTTACAACAAATTCAACCAGAAAATGTGGAgtatatgaatgaaaaaaatgacATAAGAAAACTAATTTCTGAATGAAAAATTGGAACAGATAGAATTTCTGAATGAAAAATAGGAAcagataaaaaaatttctagagGGGCAAGAAATAGAACTATATAGAGGAAACAGTTCTGACCGAAAAACAGCGAATACAACTTCCTAATAGAAGTACCAAGGGAATTTTTCAACCTGA
Protein-coding regions in this window:
- the LOC122057304 gene encoding uncharacterized protein LOC122057304, whose amino-acid sequence is MTVTKRYVLRLFMSLKHITANVVDRNNGRIVATASTVEHSLKDAMECGRSCNAKAAAVVGEVLAMRLKVEGLEQGQGRGIHADARKEIEKKGFKNQTKIWAILNGLKNNGVKLIIDDDDDDGQYRPF